The Pan paniscus chromosome 1, NHGRI_mPanPan1-v2.0_pri, whole genome shotgun sequence genome has a segment encoding these proteins:
- the LOC117977749 gene encoding olfactory receptor 2T12: MEMRNTTPDFILLGLFNHTRAHQVLFMMLLATVLTSLFSNALMILLIHRDRRLHTPMYFLLSQLSLMDVMLVSTTVPKMAADYLTGNKAISRAGCGVQIFFLPTLGGGECFLLAAMAYDRYAAVCHPLRYPTLMSWQLCLRMTMSCWLLGAADGLLQAVATLNFPYCGAHEIDHFFCEAPTLVRLACADTSVFENAMYICCVLMLLVPFSLILSSYGLILAAVLHMRPTEARKKAFATCSSHVAVVGLFYGAGIFTYMRPKSHRSTNHDKVVSTFYSMFTPLLNPLIYSVRNSEVKEALKRWLGTCVNLKHQQNEAHRSR; this comes from the coding sequence ATGGAGATGAGAAATACTACCCCAGACTTTATTCTCCTAGGACTCTTTAACCACACCAGAGCCCACCAAGTCCTCTTCATGATGCTTCTGGCCACCGTTTTGACCTCCCTGTTTAGCAATGCCCTCATGATTCTCCTGATTCACCGGGACCGCCGGCTCCACACGCCCATGTACTTCCTCCTGAGCCAACTCTCCCTCATGGACGTGATGCTGGTTTCCACCACTGTGCCCAAAATGGCGGCTGACTACTTGACCGGAAATAAGGCCATCTCCCGCGCTGGCTGTGGTGTGCAGATCTTCTTCCTCCCCACACTGGGTGGTGGAGAGTGCTTCCTCTTAGCAGCCATGGCCTATGACCGCTATGCGGCTGTCTGCCACCCACTCCGATATCCCACTCTCATGAGCTGGCAGCTGTGCCTGAGGATGACCATGTCGTGTTGGCTCCTGGGTGCAGCTGACGGGCTCCTGCAGGCTGTTGCTACCCTGAACTTCCCATATTGCGGTGCACACGAGATCGATCACTTCTTCTGCGAGGCCCCCACGCTGGTTCGTTTGGCTTGTGCTGACACTTCAGTCTTCGAAAACGCCATGTACATCTGCTGTGTGTTAATGCTCCTGGTCCCCTTTTCCCTCATCCTGTCCTCCTATGGTCTCATCCTCGCTGCTGTTCTGCACATGCGCCCTACAGAAGCCCGCAAGAAGGCCTTTGCCACCTGCTCTTCACATGTGGCTGTGGTGGGACTCTTTTATGGAGCTGGCATTTTTACCTATATGAGACCCAAATCCCACAGGTCCACTAACCACGACAAGGTTGTGTCAACCTTCTATAGTATGTTCACCCCTTTACTAAACCCCCTCATCTACAGTGTGAGGAACAGTGAGGTCAAGGAAGCCCTGAAACGGTGGCTGGGGACATGTGTAAACCTGAAACACCAGCAAAATGAGGCCCACAGGTCAAGATGA